The proteins below are encoded in one region of Bacillus alveayuensis:
- a CDS encoding 1,4-dihydroxy-2-naphthoate octaprenyltransferase (product_source=KO:K02548; cog=COG1575; ko=KO:K02548; pfam=PF01040; tigrfam=TIGR00751; transmembrane_helix_parts=Inside_1_25,TMhelix_26_48,Outside_49_51,TMhelix_52_74,Inside_75_104,TMhelix_105_127,Outside_128_131,TMhelix_132_154,Inside_155_160,TMhelix_161_183,Outside_184_187,TMhelix_188_210,Inside_211_230,TMhelix_231_250,Outside_251_254,TMhelix_255_277,Inside_278_289,TMhelix_290_312,Outside_313_313): MHPESQTTRNVSSLKPNDGWRVWWMLLRPHTLTAAFVPVMIGTLLALLENSLHIGLFLAMLLASILIQSATNMFNEYFDYKRGLDTKESVGIGGAIVRNGIKPKTVLYLGFSFFGISIILGVYICLLSSWWIAVVGLICMAAGYFYTGGPIPIAYTPFGELMSGFFMGVIIILISFFIQTGTITFTTVLHSIPIAITIAAILLANNIRDLDGDKKNGRKTLAILIGRQKAITLLAGMFITAYLFVLFMILFGYTTWWSFLVLLSIPKATFAVKQFIGKTKPIEMMPAMKATAETNTLFGFLLSIGLIIQFITL; encoded by the coding sequence ATGCATCCTGAATCACAAACAACTCGAAATGTTTCAAGTTTAAAACCGAATGATGGGTGGAGAGTTTGGTGGATGCTTTTGCGGCCTCACACATTAACAGCTGCATTTGTACCTGTCATGATTGGTACGTTGCTTGCTTTGTTAGAAAATTCACTGCATATCGGCTTATTTTTAGCTATGTTATTAGCATCCATATTAATTCAATCGGCAACAAATATGTTTAACGAATATTTTGATTATAAACGAGGATTAGATACAAAAGAATCAGTGGGTATAGGCGGGGCAATTGTTCGAAATGGCATTAAGCCAAAAACGGTGTTATATTTAGGATTTTCGTTTTTTGGAATTTCTATTATATTAGGAGTATACATTTGCCTTTTATCCAGTTGGTGGATCGCTGTTGTCGGACTCATCTGTATGGCAGCCGGGTATTTTTATACTGGCGGACCTATTCCTATTGCTTATACACCATTTGGTGAACTTATGTCAGGATTTTTTATGGGCGTGATCATTATTCTCATCTCTTTCTTTATTCAAACTGGAACGATTACATTCACAACCGTTTTACATTCTATTCCAATCGCCATTACGATTGCGGCTATTTTACTTGCCAATAACATTCGCGATTTAGATGGAGATAAAAAAAATGGACGTAAAACATTAGCTATCTTAATCGGGCGTCAAAAGGCAATTACCCTACTAGCAGGGATGTTTATAACAGCTTATCTCTTTGTACTCTTCATGATTTTATTTGGATATACAACTTGGTGGAGTTTTCTTGTGTTATTAAGTATTCCGAAAGCTACATTTGCTGTGAAACAATTTATCGGAAAGACGAAGCCAATTGAAATGATGCCGGCAATGAAGGCTACAGCCGAAACGAATACACTGTTTGGATTTTTACTTTCGATTGGTTT
- a CDS encoding menaquinone-specific isochorismate synthase (product_source=KO:K02552; cath_funfam=3.60.120.10; cog=COG1169; ko=KO:K02552; pfam=PF00425; superfamily=56322; tigrfam=TIGR00543), translating to MITLHKEETLKNEILHVLNEAKKKKHPIIFSYVTKVAQTDPLQIFSIFASLHKGKRFFWSTPEQNFILCGVGTEMTLTNDQDSVHRFYTIEAIWNEWKHYTHVFGQKDYGSGPMLFGGFSFDPKKENKSSKWSEFSSARFHLPCLMVTKHDEEMYLTINKIVHRDDKLEELFQHFESYQNMFKRNYIPYKEKNPSQQDKKIYYQEKWLQTVQKATELIKANRFEKVVLAREVLLSFDQPIPINLVLNKLKKTLSTSYLFAFEVGKKCFVGATPERLVKKKGIQVFSTCLAGSIKRGKNKIEDDLLGEQLLHDPKNLLEHEIVVRMIKNAFEKCCDEVETKDSPTLLKTQNIQHLYTPIKGKIKNGFSLMDVVEKLHPTPALGGYPKKEALQFIRDEEPMERGWYAAPIGWIDLEDNGEFVVAIRSTLIDHRQAYLFAGCGIVQDSIPEEEWKETEIKLGPMLYALGGTKDE from the coding sequence GTGATTACACTTCATAAAGAAGAAACGTTGAAAAATGAAATTTTACACGTGTTAAATGAAGCTAAAAAAAAGAAGCATCCGATTATTTTTAGTTATGTAACGAAAGTTGCGCAAACGGATCCCCTACAAATATTTTCAATATTTGCGTCATTACATAAAGGAAAGCGTTTTTTTTGGTCAACACCAGAACAGAATTTTATTTTATGTGGTGTTGGGACTGAAATGACGTTAACAAACGATCAAGATTCCGTTCATCGTTTTTATACGATTGAAGCGATTTGGAATGAATGGAAGCATTACACTCATGTTTTTGGTCAAAAAGATTATGGTTCAGGACCAATGTTATTTGGTGGATTTTCATTTGATCCGAAAAAAGAGAACAAATCGTCGAAATGGAGTGAATTTTCGTCGGCGCGTTTTCATTTACCTTGTCTAATGGTGACCAAGCATGATGAAGAAATGTATTTAACGATCAATAAAATTGTTCACCGTGATGATAAGCTGGAGGAGCTTTTTCAGCATTTTGAATCATATCAAAATATGTTCAAAAGGAATTATATTCCATATAAAGAAAAAAACCCTTCACAACAGGATAAAAAGATTTATTACCAAGAAAAATGGCTGCAGACGGTACAAAAAGCAACAGAACTAATTAAAGCTAATCGGTTTGAAAAGGTTGTGCTAGCAAGGGAAGTGTTATTATCCTTTGATCAGCCGATTCCAATTAATTTAGTGCTAAACAAACTAAAAAAAACATTATCAACTAGCTATTTGTTTGCATTTGAAGTGGGTAAAAAGTGCTTTGTTGGCGCAACTCCTGAAAGGTTAGTGAAAAAAAAAGGCATACAAGTGTTTTCAACATGTTTAGCAGGATCTATAAAACGAGGAAAAAATAAAATAGAAGATGATCTCTTAGGGGAACAGCTTTTACATGATCCAAAAAACTTACTTGAACATGAAATCGTTGTTCGAATGATAAAAAATGCGTTTGAAAAGTGTTGTGATGAAGTGGAAACAAAGGATTCTCCGACGTTATTAAAAACACAAAATATCCAGCATTTATACACACCGATTAAAGGAAAAATTAAGAACGGATTCTCACTAATGGATGTAGTGGAAAAGCTTCATCCGACACCTGCTCTCGGTGGTTATCCGAAAAAAGAAGCTCTCCAATTTATACGCGATGAAGAACCGATGGAGAGAGGATGGTATGCTGCACCAATTGGTTGGATTGATTTAGAGGACAATGGAGAATTTGTTGTCGCCATTCGTTCAACTCTCATCGATCATCGCCAGGCTTATTTGTTTGCGGGCTGTGGAATTGTTCAAGATTCGATTCCTGAGGAAGAATGGAAGGAAACAGAAATTAAACTAGGACCGATGCTATATGCCTTAGGGGGAACAAAGGATGAATAA
- a CDS encoding 2-succinyl-5-enolpyruvyl-6-hydroxy-3-cyclohexene-1-carboxylate synthase (product_source=KO:K02551; cath_funfam=3.40.50.1220,3.40.50.970; cog=COG1165; ko=KO:K02551; pfam=PF02775,PF02776,PF16582; superfamily=52467,52518; tigrfam=TIGR00173), whose product MNNQDLTNYVVTFVQQLIDLGVVQTVISPGSRSTPLALVMSEHPDMKVYLNIDERSAGFFALGLAKKQKKPVALLCTSGTATANYYPAIVEAYYSRIPLIVITADRPHELRDVGAPQAINQINMYGKYVKWFVDASLPESQPGIIQYVKNIVSHAVFESRKHPNGPVHMNMPFREPLVPDLSTVVEKAKQKRNVMEITSQTTIDQEAIQRIADRLQTVKKGLIVCGELYHEAFSKSVIQLAEKLQYPILADPLSQLRFGEHSKEHVIEGYDTILKDRDLYPSLQPDVILRFGAMPVSKSLFLFLKEQPHTEQIIVDHGGGWRDPTLIAEQHLFCDEQYFCDELVKRLEKNEDDAWYLRWKKANDLTRTLILDGVVDESDSLFEGKLYIDLLKWLPEECNLVVGNSMPIRDIDTFFYSSEKKIHIYANRGANGIDGVVSTAMGIGAASSFPTYLVIGDLSFFHDLNGLLAGKLHQLNITILLVNNNGGGIFSFLPQADEKKHFEALFGTPTDLDFRHAAAFYGANYVKVSSWDELACELKRTNQNGVNIIEIPTERYTRVKSHRKIMQFVSREIRKELGI is encoded by the coding sequence ATGAATAATCAAGATTTGACCAACTATGTCGTAACATTTGTCCAACAATTAATTGATTTAGGGGTAGTTCAAACGGTGATCAGCCCTGGTTCTCGTTCAACACCGCTTGCTTTAGTCATGTCCGAACATCCAGATATGAAAGTGTATCTAAATATTGACGAGCGTTCAGCAGGCTTTTTTGCTCTTGGTTTAGCCAAGAAGCAAAAAAAGCCTGTTGCCTTGCTATGCACATCTGGAACAGCAACTGCTAATTATTACCCCGCCATTGTAGAAGCTTATTATTCGAGAATTCCGCTGATCGTTATAACGGCTGACCGTCCTCATGAGTTGCGTGATGTCGGAGCCCCTCAAGCGATCAATCAAATTAACATGTATGGGAAATATGTCAAATGGTTTGTAGATGCCTCCCTGCCTGAAAGTCAGCCGGGTATCATTCAATATGTAAAAAATATCGTTTCTCATGCTGTATTTGAATCACGGAAGCATCCTAATGGTCCTGTTCACATGAACATGCCATTTCGTGAGCCGCTTGTTCCTGATTTATCCACTGTTGTCGAAAAAGCTAAACAAAAAAGAAACGTGATGGAGATCACGAGTCAGACAACAATTGATCAAGAAGCTATACAAAGAATTGCCGACCGATTACAGACTGTAAAAAAAGGACTTATCGTATGTGGAGAGCTGTATCATGAAGCCTTTTCAAAAAGCGTCATTCAATTAGCTGAAAAGCTTCAATATCCTATTTTAGCCGATCCATTATCACAGCTTCGTTTCGGTGAACACTCCAAAGAACATGTTATAGAAGGTTATGACACGATTTTGAAAGACCGTGACCTTTATCCATCTTTGCAACCAGATGTGATTCTCCGTTTTGGAGCAATGCCTGTTTCCAAATCGTTGTTTTTGTTTTTAAAGGAACAACCACACACCGAACAAATTATTGTCGATCACGGTGGGGGCTGGCGGGATCCAACGTTAATAGCAGAACAGCATCTTTTTTGTGATGAACAATATTTTTGTGATGAACTAGTTAAAAGATTGGAAAAGAATGAAGACGATGCTTGGTATTTACGTTGGAAAAAAGCAAATGATTTAACACGGACTTTAATATTAGATGGTGTGGTTGATGAAAGCGATTCTTTGTTTGAAGGAAAGCTCTACATCGATTTATTAAAATGGCTTCCAGAAGAATGTAATCTTGTTGTTGGCAATAGCATGCCGATTCGAGATATTGATACTTTCTTCTATTCAAGCGAGAAAAAAATCCATATTTATGCAAACAGAGGAGCAAATGGGATTGACGGAGTCGTTTCAACCGCAATGGGGATAGGGGCTGCAAGCTCCTTCCCTACCTATTTAGTGATTGGAGACTTATCATTTTTCCATGATTTAAATGGATTATTAGCTGGAAAATTACATCAATTAAATATAACGATTTTATTAGTAAATAACAATGGTGGCGGAATTTTTTCCTTTTTACCTCAAGCTGATGAGAAAAAGCATTTTGAAGCACTTTTCGGAACGCCTACTGACCTTGATTTTCGTCATGCTGCAGCTTTTTATGGTGCAAACTATGTGAAAGTATCGTCATGGGATGAGCTTGCATGTGAGTTGAAACGAACGAATCAAAATGGAGTTAATATTATCGAAATCCCAACTGAGCGATATACTCGCGTCAAATCCCATCGAAAAATCATGCAATTTGTTTCCAGGGAAATAAGGAAAGAGTTGGGAATATGA
- a CDS encoding 2-succinyl-6-hydroxy-2,4-cyclohexadiene-1-carboxylate synthase (product_source=KO:K08680; cath_funfam=3.40.50.1820; cog=COG0596; ko=KO:K08680; pfam=PF00561; superfamily=53474; tigrfam=TIGR03695), whose amino-acid sequence MKICVRDVFYHVEIYGKGEPIVFLHGFTGDVTTWYVCKKFFPNHQLIFVDLIGHGKTESPLDMNRYRMDEVVQDLREMMGKLQIEQTHLVGYSMGGRVALSFAITYPQCIKTLILESSSPGLKTEAEREERKKADEKLANYILENGMETFVNYWENIPLFQSQKILPSKIKEKIRKQRLQNNPIGLANSLIGMGTGVQPSWWGAPLQRISAPMLLICGELDKKFCQIAKEMERFIPIARTHIVPSAGHAIHVEQPRIFGKIVSEFLQSFGANEDRKRIQKEDENGH is encoded by the coding sequence ATGAAAATTTGTGTTCGAGATGTTTTTTATCATGTTGAAATATATGGAAAAGGAGAACCGATTGTTTTTTTACATGGTTTTACAGGTGATGTGACAACATGGTATGTATGTAAAAAATTTTTTCCTAATCATCAATTAATTTTCGTTGATCTCATCGGTCATGGAAAAACGGAGTCTCCACTAGATATGAATCGATATCGTATGGATGAAGTCGTTCAAGATTTAAGAGAAATGATGGGCAAATTACAAATAGAACAGACTCATCTCGTCGGTTATTCAATGGGAGGAAGGGTTGCCTTATCATTTGCCATTACATACCCACAGTGTATCAAAACGTTAATTCTAGAAAGCAGTTCTCCAGGTTTAAAAACAGAAGCAGAGAGAGAAGAAAGAAAAAAGGCTGATGAAAAATTGGCCAACTATATACTGGAAAATGGAATGGAAACGTTCGTGAATTATTGGGAAAACATTCCTCTTTTCCAATCACAAAAAATATTACCTTCCAAAATCAAAGAAAAAATCAGAAAACAAAGGCTGCAAAATAATCCGATCGGGCTCGCTAATAGTTTAATAGGGATGGGAACGGGCGTTCAGCCTTCTTGGTGGGGAGCGCCATTACAAAGGATTTCTGCCCCTATGCTTCTCATATGTGGAGAATTAGACAAAAAATTTTGCCAAATTGCAAAGGAAATGGAACGATTTATACCAATTGCGAGAACACATATTGTTCCAAGTGCTGGTCATGCAATTCATGTGGAACAACCAAGAATTTTTGGTAAAATAGTAAGTGAGTTTCTACAAAGTTTTGGAGCAAATGAAGATAGAAAGCGTATTCAGAAGGAGGATGAAAATGGCCATTGA
- a CDS encoding naphthoate synthase (product_source=KO:K01661; cath_funfam=1.10.12.10,3.90.226.10; cog=COG0447; ko=KO:K01661; pfam=PF00378; superfamily=52096; tigrfam=TIGR01929) — MAIEWVKERDYDEIIYETYNGIAKITMNRPEVHNAFTPKTVAEMIDAFAYARDDEKIGVIILTGAGDKAFCSGGDQKVRGHGGYVGEDQIPRLNVLDLQRLIRVIPKPVIAMVNGYAIGGGHVLHVVCDLTIASENAIFGQTGPKVGSFDAGYGAGYLARIIGHKKAREIWYLCRQYTAQEALEMGLVNKVVPLEQLEEETVKWCEEILEKSPTAIRFLKAAFNADTDGLAGLQQLAGDATLLYYTTDEAKEGRDAFKEKRKPDFKQFPRFP, encoded by the coding sequence ATGGCCATTGAATGGGTGAAAGAAAGAGACTATGATGAGATTATTTATGAAACGTATAACGGTATTGCCAAAATTACAATGAATCGCCCTGAAGTACATAATGCTTTTACACCAAAAACAGTTGCAGAAATGATTGATGCCTTTGCTTATGCACGTGATGATGAAAAAATTGGTGTGATTATTTTAACTGGTGCTGGTGATAAAGCGTTTTGCTCTGGCGGTGACCAGAAAGTACGAGGTCATGGCGGCTATGTAGGCGAAGATCAAATCCCGCGTTTGAATGTACTAGATTTACAACGTTTAATCCGAGTGATACCGAAGCCTGTTATTGCAATGGTAAACGGCTATGCCATTGGCGGTGGACATGTTCTTCACGTCGTCTGCGACTTAACGATCGCTTCTGAGAATGCAATCTTCGGGCAAACTGGTCCGAAAGTAGGCAGCTTTGATGCTGGGTATGGCGCTGGTTATTTAGCCCGTATTATCGGACATAAAAAAGCACGGGAAATTTGGTATTTATGCCGTCAATATACAGCTCAAGAAGCACTAGAAATGGGTCTTGTCAATAAGGTTGTTCCTTTAGAACAGCTTGAAGAAGAAACGGTTAAATGGTGTGAGGAAATCCTTGAAAAAAGTCCAACAGCTATTCGTTTTTTAAAAGCAGCCTTTAATGCAGATACTGACGGGCTAGCAGGATTACAGCAGCTTGCAGGGGACGCTACACTTCTATACTATACAACAGATGAAGCGAAAGAAGGTCGCGATGCATTTAAAGAAAAGCGGAAACCTGATTTCAAACAATTTCCACGTTTCCCTTAA
- a CDS encoding O-succinylbenzoic acid--CoA ligase (product_source=KO:K01911; cath_funfam=2.30.38.10,3.30.300.30,3.40.50.980; cog=COG0318; ko=KO:K01911; pfam=PF00501,PF13193; superfamily=56801; tigrfam=TIGR01923; transmembrane_helix_parts=Outside_1_68,TMhelix_69_86,Inside_87_187,TMhelix_188_210,Outside_211_487), producing the protein MINPTMMPNWLKQRAFLTPDRIAITYGNEQITFSKLDEMVMRRARQLAAIGVRQNDYVGLLMRNSLEMVLNIHALLYLGAIIVFFNTRLTEKELIWQIHDSKVKWTICDDELQGFIKGQTKTINTTELCSMKESETEIVTTFSLQHVATVMYTSGTTGKPKGVQQTYGNHWWSAVGSMLNLGLRENDSWLLAVPLFHISGLSILFRSVIYGIRVILHRSFNANRMNEAIKKQNATIASVVSTMLQQMIEELGEERYPCTFRCMLLGGGPAPKPLLEACQAKEIPVFQTYGMTETASQVVTLAPEYCFSKLGSAGKPLFPVEIKIVQNEKTCRPYEEGEIVIKGPNVTIGYLNRSDSTSKSIRNGWFYTGDIGYLDGDGFLYVLDRRSDLIVSGGENIYPAEVEAVLLSHPNILDAGVIGKKDEKWGQVPFAFIVCSQNISERELVAFCEERLAKYKVPKGFKMVKELPRNASKKLLRRKLKEKLDEK; encoded by the coding sequence ATGATCAATCCAACAATGATGCCAAACTGGTTAAAACAACGTGCTTTTCTAACTCCTGATCGCATTGCTATTACATATGGGAATGAACAAATCACATTCTCAAAATTAGACGAAATGGTTATGAGACGTGCAAGACAGCTTGCAGCAATTGGAGTTCGACAAAATGATTATGTCGGTTTATTGATGCGAAACAGCTTGGAGATGGTTTTAAATATTCATGCTTTACTTTACCTTGGTGCCATTATTGTGTTTTTTAATACGAGATTAACCGAAAAAGAGTTGATTTGGCAAATTCATGATTCAAAAGTGAAATGGACGATTTGTGATGATGAATTACAAGGATTCATAAAAGGTCAGACTAAAACCATCAATACAACAGAACTTTGCAGCATGAAGGAATCAGAAACGGAAATCGTCACAACTTTTTCGTTACAACATGTTGCAACGGTTATGTATACATCGGGAACTACAGGAAAACCTAAAGGGGTTCAACAAACGTACGGGAACCATTGGTGGAGCGCAGTTGGCTCAATGTTAAATCTAGGATTGCGCGAAAATGATAGTTGGCTTCTCGCTGTACCGTTGTTCCATATTAGCGGACTTTCCATTTTATTTAGAAGTGTCATTTATGGGATAAGAGTGATTTTACACCGTTCCTTTAATGCCAACAGGATGAACGAAGCTATAAAAAAACAAAATGCTACGATTGCTTCTGTTGTCAGTACTATGCTACAGCAGATGATCGAAGAGCTAGGAGAAGAGCGCTATCCTTGTACATTCCGTTGTATGTTATTAGGCGGTGGTCCTGCTCCAAAGCCGCTATTGGAAGCTTGTCAGGCAAAAGAAATCCCGGTCTTCCAAACATATGGCATGACGGAAACGGCCTCCCAAGTGGTCACCCTTGCTCCCGAGTATTGCTTTTCAAAACTAGGTTCTGCTGGAAAACCACTCTTCCCGGTAGAAATCAAAATTGTTCAAAACGAAAAAACGTGCCGTCCATATGAAGAGGGAGAAATTGTGATTAAAGGTCCGAATGTGACGATCGGCTATTTAAATCGATCGGATTCAACGAGCAAATCCATTCGTAATGGCTGGTTTTATACAGGGGATATAGGCTACCTTGACGGAGATGGGTTTTTGTATGTGCTCGACCGCCGTTCCGATTTAATCGTTTCAGGCGGTGAAAATATTTATCCTGCAGAAGTGGAAGCCGTACTTCTTTCCCATCCCAATATTCTTGATGCTGGTGTCATCGGAAAAAAGGATGAAAAATGGGGACAAGTCCCATTTGCGTTTATCGTCTGTAGTCAAAATATTTCTGAACGGGAACTAGTGGCATTTTGTGAGGAGCGTCTTGCAAAATATAAAGTCCCAAAAGGGTTTAAAATGGTAAAAGAGCTCCCGAGAAATGCTTCGAAAAAGCTATTAAGAAGAAAATTAAAAGAGAAGTTGGATGAAAAATAA
- a CDS encoding hypothetical protein (product_source=Hypo-rule applied; cath_funfam=3.30.70.260) — MKNKNDMPTTSKVRAVKKINQIFNALKIKFSKRKEREKSKNAYEKN; from the coding sequence ATGAAAAATAAGAATGATATGCCGACGACTTCAAAAGTTAGGGCAGTTAAAAAAATAAATCAAATTTTTAATGCTTTAAAAATTAAATTTTCAAAAAGAAAAGAACGTGAAAAATCGAAAAATGCCTATGAAAAAAATTAA
- a CDS encoding manganese/zinc/iron transport system substrate-binding protein (product_source=KO:K11707; cath_funfam=3.40.50.1980; cog=COG0803; ko=KO:K11707; pfam=PF01297; superfamily=53807) gives MKNWLFAIVIGIFFLMLTACGKDPSTSEGKDKIYVTTTIAQIEDIVKNVGTDYVQTESLMGPGVDPHLYKASQGDIKKLQKADIIFYNGLHLEGKMGEVLEKMSEQRPTVAVTRDIPEEKLITDPQNPNAHDPHVWFDIELWKYAVDTVANELSSLDPKHEKEFKQNAEEYKQQLDKLYEESRKKIEEIDENSRVLVTAHDAFAYFGRSFGFEVEGLQGLSTDSEYGLKDVQSLIDLLVERNIKAVFIESSISEKSINAVVEGAKERGHEVEIGGELFSDAMGEEGTKEGTYIGMFEHNMETIVSALK, from the coding sequence ATGAAAAACTGGTTATTCGCGATCGTGATCGGTATTTTCTTTTTAATGTTGACAGCATGTGGGAAAGATCCATCAACAAGTGAAGGTAAAGATAAAATTTATGTGACAACGACGATTGCTCAAATAGAAGATATCGTAAAAAATGTTGGAACAGACTATGTTCAAACGGAATCGTTAATGGGCCCTGGAGTTGACCCGCATCTTTATAAAGCCTCCCAAGGTGATATTAAAAAGTTGCAAAAAGCAGATATTATTTTTTACAATGGCTTACATCTTGAAGGGAAGATGGGGGAAGTATTAGAAAAAATGTCTGAACAGCGTCCGACGGTAGCTGTAACAAGGGACATCCCGGAGGAAAAGCTCATTACAGACCCTCAAAATCCAAATGCCCATGACCCACATGTATGGTTTGATATTGAACTTTGGAAATACGCAGTGGATACTGTTGCAAATGAGTTGTCTTCTCTTGATCCAAAGCATGAAAAAGAGTTTAAACAAAATGCAGAAGAATATAAACAGCAATTAGATAAGCTTTATGAAGAATCACGAAAAAAAATAGAAGAAATTGATGAAAATAGTCGGGTATTAGTAACCGCTCATGATGCATTTGCCTATTTCGGCCGTTCTTTTGGCTTTGAAGTAGAAGGATTACAAGGACTTAGTACAGATTCTGAATACGGATTAAAGGATGTACAAAGCTTAATTGACTTATTGGTTGAGCGAAATATAAAAGCAGTCTTTATCGAAAGCAGTATTTCAGAAAAATCCATTAATGCTGTTGTTGAAGGGGCAAAAGAAAGAGGTCATGAGGTTGAAATTGGTGGAGAATTGTTCTCTGATGCGATGGGAGAAGAAGGAACGAAGGAAGGAACGTATATCGGAATGTTTGAGCACAATATGGAAACCATTGTCTCAGCATTAAAATAG
- a CDS encoding manganese/zinc/iron transport system ATP- binding protein (product_source=KO:K11710; cath_funfam=3.40.50.300; cog=COG1121; ko=KO:K11710; pfam=PF00005; smart=SM00382; superfamily=52540) → MVHPLSVENITVAYHKKPVLHEVSFTVPEGKLIGIIGPNGAGKSTLIKTILGLVPKASGTIEFFGSTYKKQIKRIGYVPQRGTVDWDFPTNALDVVTMGRYGHIGWMKRPKKEDIEIAKACLQKVGMLEYADRQISQLSGGQQQRVFLARALAQDADLYFMDEPFVGVDAATEKAIITLLNELKERGKTVLVVHHDLQTVKEYFDWVLLLNMRVIAYGKTEEVFNLDNLQKTYGGKLAFLKERPALAREK, encoded by the coding sequence ATGGTGCATCCCCTTTCAGTTGAAAATATTACGGTCGCCTATCATAAAAAACCAGTACTTCATGAAGTAAGCTTTACCGTTCCAGAAGGAAAGCTTATTGGCATCATTGGTCCAAACGGTGCAGGAAAGTCAACCTTAATTAAAACGATATTAGGTTTAGTTCCAAAAGCTTCTGGTACAATTGAGTTTTTCGGCAGTACTTATAAAAAACAAATTAAACGTATAGGGTATGTACCACAACGAGGAACCGTTGATTGGGATTTCCCAACAAATGCTTTAGATGTTGTAACGATGGGGAGATATGGACATATCGGATGGATGAAAAGACCGAAAAAAGAAGATATCGAGATAGCGAAAGCCTGTTTACAAAAAGTTGGAATGCTTGAATATGCTGACCGACAAATTAGTCAGCTTTCAGGCGGCCAACAGCAGCGTGTCTTTTTAGCAAGGGCCTTGGCACAAGATGCTGACCTTTATTTCATGGATGAACCATTTGTTGGAGTGGACGCTGCTACAGAAAAAGCCATTATCACTCTATTAAATGAACTAAAAGAGCGTGGAAAGACAGTGCTAGTTGTCCACCATGATTTACAAACGGTCAAAGAATATTTTGATTGGGTTCTTCTTTTAAATATGAGAGTCATTGCATATGGAAAAACGGAAGAAGTGTTTAATCTTGACAACTTGCAGAAAACATATGGTGGAAAGTTAGCATTTCTCAAAGAACGTCCAGCGCTAGCGAGAGAAAAGTAG